The Colletotrichum lupini strain CBS 119142 culture-collection CBS:119142 mitochondrion, complete genome region ATGGTTATCAGTTAAATGATAAGCGTATATTCTTCATAATCCCACTCCTAAAAATAGTGTACCAATTATAACATGGAATCCATGAAAACCTGTTGCGAAGTAGAAACAAGTACCAAACGCTCCGTCACTTATAGTAAATGATGAAACTGAATACTCTACACCTTGGAAAGCTGTGAAAACTAAGGCTAATAATACAGTAGCAATAGCACCATATAAAGCTCCCCCTCTGTCTCCTTGGATTAAAGCATGATGGCTATAAGTAATTGTAGCCCCGCTAGATAATAATATTACAGTATTAAGTAGAGGTAATTCAAAAGGATTTATTGGATCTATACCCATAGGTGGTCATTGTGCTCCTAATTCAACTGTAGGTGTAAGTGAGCTATGGAAAAATGCTCAGAATATAGCTACAAAGAATAATCCTTCAGACACTATAAAAAGAATAACACCTAAATTTAGTCCTTTTTGCACTGCTAATGTGTGGTTTCCTAAAAATGTACCCTCAGTTATTATATCTCTAAATCATAAAGTCATAGAGCTAACTACTAAAAAAAGCCCTACATAAAATAACACATAAGCATTTAAAAAATTATGCATAGATAGTGCTGCATTTAGAGTTAATGTTAATAAACTTATACTAGTATAGATAGGTCAGGGTGAAGGTGATACCAAGTGAAACGGATGGTCTTGAAATTGACTTCTCGATAGATTTGTCATTTTGTATTTTATTTTGTAATTATCGAATTGCTCGGACTAGATAGGCTAAGTTAGGCATCCATTATCCCCAACGAAGCCCTTAAGGGGAATCGAACCTCTATCATAATATTAACAGTATTATGCTCTACCGTTGAGCTATAAAGGCTTTAGATGTTTAGGAGACAAGAGATTCGAACTCTTAAAGCAGAAAATTGCTATTGAGTTTACAGCTCAACCCTTCTTGCCAATAAAGGAACTCTCCTTCTTTATATAAGCTGACTATTTATTTTTCAATAAATAGGCTGCCAATGGGCAACACTTAATATAAAGAGTGAATTCAGTCTTAAATAATTATTGCTTTTGAAGGCAACATTTAAAATAAAGAATTCACTTTTAATAATTGGGCTGCGATAAGCAGCACCTAATATATTATATTTTTTAGGTTTATAAACCCCGTGCAACTTCCACTACACGAACCATATTTCGACTTAACACTAATCAGAGTCACGCATACGAAGAATTCCATTATAATATTTTAATCCGATTTATAAAAGAGATTATAACAAAATAGCAAACTTATTGCGTAAGCTCCTTTCAGCATGCGACGAGTGGTTAGTACCAATCCGAGATTTAATTCACCGTGACATGGTGATTCACGATTACTAGTAATTACTTATTCATATAGTCGAATTTCAGACTACAATCCTTGTATAATTTATATCCTCTTTTTTGAGATTAGCTAAAATTCGCATTTTCGCATCTCTTTGTTAAGGACTACGTGGCACGTCTATAGCCCACAACATAAGGGCCATGATGACTTGTCTTTTTCCTTTTTATCTTTTCCGCTATAAAGAAAGATTGCTTTATAAAACTTTATATAAATAAAGCAAAGGATTCCGTTAATTCCATGGAAGAACCACAGTTTCACAACATTAACTGAAAACAGCCGTGCAACTCCTGTATTTATTGCTAAATATTCAAGTTGTGGTAAGGTTTTTCGTGGATCATCGAATTAAATAACATACTTCACTACTGGTGTCAGAAACGGTCTAGTGATTTCAGTTCCTGCGTTGCCACATTACTCTTGAGGTGAAATGCTTTCATTTTCATTTATAGACTAATTCTGCTTAAACTACACTCACATCCTAAGAGTTGCCTTCTAGGATACGAGTTGCTATTTTAGCGACTAGTCCATGGCATTCATCATTGTCTGCAAAGACTACTAGGGTGTCAA contains the following coding sequences:
- the cox3 gene encoding cytochrome c oxidase subunit III, translating into MTNLSRSQFQDHPFHLVSPSPWPIYTSISLLTLTLNAALSMHNFLNAYVLFYVGLFLVVSSMTLWFRDIITEGTFLGNHTLAVQKGLNLGVILFIVSEGLFFVAIFWAFFHSSLTPTVELGAQWPPMGIDPINPFELPLLNTVILLSSGATITYSHHALIQGDRGGALYGAIATVLLALVFTAFQGVEYSVSSFTISDGAFGTCFYFATGFHGFHVIIGTLFLGVGLWRIYAYHLTDNHHLGFEGGILYWHFVDVVWLFLYVSIYYWGS